TAACAGTTGAAGACAAGAGCTAAAGTATGAACTTACAAGACTTTGAAGCCCAGTATCGTGAAGCTATGGCTGAAACGCTCAACGAACTGCAAACCGCAGTTTTGCTATTAGCGCAAGTACAAAATAAAATTTCAAAAATTGGCAATTCTGTGCAAAATATTAGTGAGAAAGTTGAAGAGTTTATTGGAGATCAAAAAGCTGAATAAGTGTATACCCAGCAGAAAAATTTACCTGTGACAACAAGTCAATTCTTCTTCAATTGTAAATATAAGATCCTTGAGTTTTATCGGTTTGACAAAATAGCGACGTGCGCCTAAGCTCAAAGCAAGTTCTTGATCGGCTTTAAAAGCGAAAGCTGAAACCACAATAATAGGTATTTTTGACAAATCAGGTTTTTGTTGAACTTGTTTTAAGAGCGAATAACCGTCAATATCTGGCAACTTCAAGTC
This Nostoc sp. KVJ3 DNA region includes the following protein-coding sequences:
- a CDS encoding response regulator, yielding MTAPLFNKDQALRSHKVRRILLVEDHYLNRLLLSDYLNYCGYDVQSLSEGSAFFSTIEKFQPDLMLLDLKLPDIDGYSLLKQVQQKPDLSKIPIIVVSAFAFKADQELALSLGARRYFVKPIKLKDLIFTIEEELTCCHR